DNA from Candidatus Methylomirabilota bacterium:
CGGTGCGTTATGGGCCCATTGCGCGCGAGGCGCTTCACGCCTTCAAGTTCGGCGGCCGCCGGGCCCTCGCGGCCCCGCTCGCCGATCTGCTCACGGGGCTTGGCCTGAGAGCCTTGCCGGGAGCCGCGCCCGATCTCCTGGTGCCGGTACCGCTTCACGCGCGTCGCGAGCGAGAACGTGGCTACAACCAGTCGGCCCTCCTCGCCAAGCGCCTCGGGCGGGGCTGGGGCGTGCCCGTTGCCACCGATGCCCTGGGCCGAGCACTGGCGACCGCGCCCCAATCCGACCTCGACGCCGCGGCGCGCCGCAAGAACGTTCGGGGCGCCTTCACCGTGCTCAGGCCCGAGCTGGTCGTCGGCCGCCACGTGCTGCTCGTCGACGACATCCTGACCACGGGAGCCACGGTGGGGGAATGCGCGCGCTGCCTGACCAGCGCGGGCGCCGCCGCGGTGGGCGTGCTGACGGTGGCCCGCGTCGACTGACCGACACTGGGTCAATTTGCTTCGCCAGATTGATTCAGCCCTCGCCTCGCGGCCGGGCCGCTCAGCTCGAACTGCCACGTTGCGAGCGGGCCGGCAACCAGTCAATTCAGCCCTCGCCTCGTGGCTGCGCCCCTCAGCTCGAACTGCCACGTACGTTCAATTCAGCCCTCGCCTCGTGGCTGCGCCCCTCAGCTCGAACACCCACGTACGCCTCGGGCTGCCGGCCCGCTGGCGCGTGGCCGTTCGAGCTGAGGGCGCAGCCCGAGGCGAGAGCTGAG
Protein-coding regions in this window:
- a CDS encoding ComF family protein gives rise to the protein MRYGPIAREALHAFKFGGRRALAAPLADLLTGLGLRALPGAAPDLLVPVPLHARRERERGYNQSALLAKRLGRGWGVPVATDALGRALATAPQSDLDAAARRKNVRGAFTVLRPELVVGRHVLLVDDILTTGATVGECARCLTSAGAAAVGVLTVARVD